A genomic window from Diospyros lotus cultivar Yz01 chromosome 2, ASM1463336v1, whole genome shotgun sequence includes:
- the LOC127795433 gene encoding glycine-rich cell wall structural protein 1-like isoform X1: MGTPPSSLCMALLLTIFVSWSGASSGENVPSVDDREYCNYGGWRGCKSFFGLGSGAGGGGDGGGGGGGGHGGGGGNADGGAGYGEGFGAGFGVGGDGIGGGGGGGGGHGGGGGGSNMDGSYGHGSGYGAGAGFGVGGDGIGGGGGGGGGHGGGGGGSNMDGSYGHGSGYGAGAGFGVGGDGIGGGGGGGGGHGGGGGGSNMDGSYGHGSGYGAGAGFGVGGDGIGGGGGGGGGHGGGGSGSNMDGSHGHGSGYGAGAGFGGSGEGGSKGGGGFGGGGGGGGGGNSGFGHGSGFGAGVGIGGIGEGGGGGATYNGGSGYGSGFGMGGSLGGGGGGGGGEDGNNDNKTSNEGSGYGEGKGSGGNHGGGMGFGMGMGFGFGIGAGGDDSGNIGVGDTYINGNKP, encoded by the exons ATGGGAACTCCACCTAGTTCTCTTTGTATGGCTCTTCTTCTTACCATTTTTGTTTCATGGAGTGGGGCAAGCTCTGGTGAGAATGTTCCAAGTGTTGATGATCGTGAATATTGTAATTATGGAGGTTGGCGGGGTTGCAAGAGCTTTTTTGGTCTAGGAAGTGGTGCTGGTGGTGGCGGtgatggaggaggaggaggcggcgGAGGGCATGGTGGTGGAGGGGGTAATGCGGATGGTGGGGCTGGTTATGGCGAAGGTTTTGGAGCTGGTTTTGGTGTAG GTGGTGATGGCATAGGTGGAGGAGGCGGCGGCGGTGGGGGCCACGGAGGTGGTGGCGGTGGTAGCAATATGGATGGAAGTTATGGACATGGTAGCGGGTATGGTGCTGGTGCTGGTTTTGGTGTAGGTGGTGATGGCATAGGTGGAGGAGGCGGCGGCGGTGGGGGCCACGGAGGTGGTGGCGGTGGTAGCAATATGGATGGAAGTTATGGACATGGTAGCGGGTATGGTGCTGGTGCTGGTTTTGGTGTAGGTGGTGATGGCATAGGTGGAGGAGGCGGCGGCGGTGGGGGCCACGGAGGTGGTGGCGGTGGTAGCAATATGGATGGAAGTTATGGACATGGTAGCGGGTATGGTGCTGGTGCTGGTTTTGGTGTAGGTGGTGATGGCATAGGTGGAGGAGGCGGCGGCGGTGGGGGCCACGGAGGTGGTGGCAGTGGTAGCAATATGGATGGAAGTCATGGACATGGTAGCGGGTATGGTGCTGGTGCTGGTTTTGGCGGCAGTGGCGAAGGTGGAAGCAAAGGTGGTGGTGGCtttggaggaggaggaggtgggGGTGGCGGCGGCAATAGTGGTTTTGGTCATGGTAGTGGCTTTGGTGCTGGAGTCGGCATAGGTGGCATTGGCGAAGGGGGAGGTGGTGGTGCCACTTATAACGGAGGATCTGGGTATGGAAGTGGCTTTGGAATGGGTGGTAGTTTGggaggtggcggcggcggcggcggcggcgaggaCGGCAACAATGACAATAAAACTTCTAATGAAGGATCAGGATATGGTGAAGGCAAGGGTTCTGGTGGCAATCATGGAGGTGGGATGGGATTTGGGATGGGCATGGGATTCGGGTTTGGCATAGGAGCCGGTGGCGATGACAGTGGTAATATTGGTGTAGGAGACACCTACATCAATGGTAATAAACCCTAG
- the LOC127795433 gene encoding glycine-rich cell wall structural protein 1.0-like isoform X2 produces MGTPPSSLCMALLLTIFVSWSGASSGENVPSVDDREYCNYGGWRGCKSFFGLGSGAGGGGDGGGGGGGGHGGGGGNADGGAGYGEGFGAGFGVGGDGIGGGGGGGGGHGGGGGGSNMDGSYGHGSGYGAGAGFGVGGDGIGGGGGGGGGHGGGGGGSNMDGSYGHGSGYGAGAGFGVGGDGIGGGGGGGGGHGGGGSGSNMDGSHGHGSGYGAGAGFGGSGEGGSKGGGGFGGGGGGGGGGNSGFGHGSGFGAGVGIGGIGEGGGGGATYNGGSGYGSGFGMGGSLGGGGGGGGGEDGNNDNKTSNEGSGYGEGKGSGGNHGGGMGFGMGMGFGFGIGAGGDDSGNIGVGDTYINGNKP; encoded by the exons ATGGGAACTCCACCTAGTTCTCTTTGTATGGCTCTTCTTCTTACCATTTTTGTTTCATGGAGTGGGGCAAGCTCTGGTGAGAATGTTCCAAGTGTTGATGATCGTGAATATTGTAATTATGGAGGTTGGCGGGGTTGCAAGAGCTTTTTTGGTCTAGGAAGTGGTGCTGGTGGTGGCGGtgatggaggaggaggaggcggcgGAGGGCATGGTGGTGGAGGGGGTAATGCGGATGGTGGGGCTGGTTATGGCGAAGGTTTTGGAGCTGGTTTTGGTGTAG GTGGTGATGGCATAGGTGGAGGAGGCGGCGGCGGTGGGGGCCACGGAGGTGGTGGCGGTGGTAGCAATATGGATGGAAGTTATGGACATGGTAGCGGGTATGGTGCTGGTGCTGGTTTTGGTGTAGGTGGTGATGGCATAGGTGGAGGAGGCGGCGGCGGTGGGGGCCACGGAGGTGGTGGCGGTGGTAGCAATATGGATGGAAGTTATGGACATGGTAGCGGGTATGGTGCTGGTGCTGGTTTTGGTGTAGGTGGTGATGGCATAGGTGGAGGAGGCGGCGGCGGTGGGGGCCACGGAGGTGGTGGCAGTGGTAGCAATATGGATGGAAGTCATGGACATGGTAGCGGGTATGGTGCTGGTGCTGGTTTTGGCGGCAGTGGCGAAGGTGGAAGCAAAGGTGGTGGTGGCtttggaggaggaggaggtgggGGTGGCGGCGGCAATAGTGGTTTTGGTCATGGTAGTGGCTTTGGTGCTGGAGTCGGCATAGGTGGCATTGGCGAAGGGGGAGGTGGTGGTGCCACTTATAACGGAGGATCTGGGTATGGAAGTGGCTTTGGAATGGGTGGTAGTTTGggaggtggcggcggcggcggcggcggcgaggaCGGCAACAATGACAATAAAACTTCTAATGAAGGATCAGGATATGGTGAAGGCAAGGGTTCTGGTGGCAATCATGGAGGTGGGATGGGATTTGGGATGGGCATGGGATTCGGGTTTGGCATAGGAGCCGGTGGCGATGACAGTGGTAATATTGGTGTAGGAGACACCTACATCAATGGTAATAAACCCTAG